The DNA window GTTTCGTCATCTCTTTTTTTATAGCTAAAGACCTTATTTCAGCCAGGTCTTTCCAGACAATATGCAAGCCACAACAGCCAATTACCTGACCATCTCTTTCTGCAACAAAAAAATCTCTCATCCCTTCGTATAACTCACTCAAAGAACGAGGTAAGAGATGGCCTTCCTGGGCATAAGAGTTAATAAGTTGTTGAATTTCATCAATATCTCTAATTCTGGCTTTACGGATATAAATTTTTTCTTCCATATTTTGTTGGCCATTTTTGATTTAGCTTGTAAATAAAAACAAAAATTTCAGCGACTGCCTGATACAAATCTGGTGGAATCTGGGTATTCAATTCTAATTTCGTTAACACCTCAGCTAAATTCGCATCTTCATAAATAAGGACATTATGGTCTCTGGCGACTTGAATAATGCGTTCGGCTAATTTTCCTTTTCCTTTGGCGACTATTTTTGGTGCGTGCCCTTTATCGCCATCATATTCTAAAGCAACTGCTTTCCTTTTGTGAAGGGTGTCCATTTTATACCTCTTTTTACGGTAATACTTTAGCCATCTGAAATTTGTGTAAGTAAGGAGAAAGGGAGAAAAAGGAAAATTGGAGAAATATTCTTATTCATCTTTTTCTAATTCTATCCTTCTTACATCAATCTTAGAATCTGCAAAGTTCACTAAGTGAATATTGATACAAGCACCAATGATTTTATCAATCAATTCATCTTCTCTCCATTTCTCCATCTTCCCCTCTTCTCCTTTGTTACTCTTCACCTGGGTAAATAGTTACGACTATTCATATTAAATATCTCTACTGCATCCTTGACACTGGCATTTTCGTGAACAATAGCTCGCAGTGCTTTAATCATTGCCACTGGATGTTCATTTTGCCAGATATTTCTGCCCAGATTTACACCAATTGCACCTTTTTGTATGCCATCATAGACAAATTCAAATACTTCCTTATCCGTTTCTACTTTAGGTCCACCAGCCATAACCACTGGTACTGGACAACCTTGCACTACCTTTTCAAAATTTTCACACCAGTATGTTTTGACCACTTTAGCGCCTAATTCGGCACAAATACGGCAGGCTAAGGCTAAATAGCGGGCATCACGCTTTTCTAATTCTTTACCTACCGCAGTTACCGCCATTACTGGAATACCATATTCTTCACCCTCATCTACGAGTTTGCTTAGATTTAATAATGTTTGATGTTCATAAGCACTGCCAACAAAAACAGAAATGCCTACCGCAGAGACATTAAGTCGCACCGCATCTTTCATACTGGTAGTGATGCCTTCATTAGCCAGGTCTTCCCCAACCATACTTGTGCCTCCAGAGACACGGAGAATAATTGGTTTAGTGTTACTCGGGTCGATACAACTGCGTAATACCCCTCTTGTAACAAATAGTGCATCGTAATAGGGAAGAAGTGGTTTGATGGTCTCACCCGGTTTTTCAAGCTTTCGTGTTGGACCCTGAAAATACCCATGGTCTATTGGCATAAAAAAGCATCGACCATCTGCTTGAATTAGTTGTGATAAACGATTTTTCATTCCCCAATCCATTTTTGATAAACCTCCTTTCAATTTGGTAATTGGTAACTGGTGAATGGTAAGTAGTTACCATTCATATTCTATCAACAATTTCTTGTGAATTGGCTAATAATAGGTTAAAATCTTCTATCCCTGCTCCTCTGGCTACTCCTTGTGCAAAGGAAAGGTCAATTAAGTCTTCTATTTGGTGGGTATCGGAATTTAAGATTAATTTGGCACCGGCTAATTGTGCCATTTTTACTACATGTCCATTAGTAAGACAATGTCCTCTCCGTGTAGTAATCTCTAAAGCAATATTTCGAGTTTTAGCCAATTGAGTTTCTTCTTTGGTTAACAATCCCGGGTGTGCCAGAATATCTATATCGCTATGTAAAGCCGCCATATTAGTTCCTTTGGCTACCGGTTCAACAAGTGTCTCCCCATGAACAATAATTAGCCTTGCCCCCATATCCCTTGCCCTTGTGGCTAATTTACTAATTAATGCTGGTGGAATATGAGTCAACTCACACCCAGGAATAAGTTTTATCTTCATTACTTTATTTAACTCATCACAGACATAGAGGAGTCTTGGGATAACAAAATCTATGTTAGAATCATCTACATGGTCAGTAATGGCTAAAACATCTATTTCTTTTTCTTCGGCTCGACTGGCTAATTCTGAAGGTAACAGAACTCCATCAGATAAAAGAGAATGAGTATGTAAATCAATCATAGCAGGAGATATTATTACATAAAAATAGTTAAAAGTCAAGGAAAATTTCGCAGAGACAGAAATTTCCTTTTTTTGTGCATTTCGGGTCTTTCGTTGTTTATTAATCTTTTGTAACCGTTCAGCCACAGAGGCACAGAGTTCACAGAGAATTAGAGAAATTAGCCACAAATGGACACGAATTAACCTGTGACATTCGATAAATGTAGTGCGAACCTTTAGGTTCGCTTTCCTGCTTGCCAGAAGCGAGGCTAAAGTCTCACACTACAAATCTTTTTATTATTCGTGTTCATTCGTAGTTATATATTCTCTCTGTGTTCTCTGTGACTCTGTGGCTATATCCCTGAACGGTTACATTTTAATTTTGAAGATTACACTTGACAAAAAAACAAATTTGTTATAAAATACAAACATAAGCAGATGATATTATAAAATCTGTAGATTTGGCTGATGTCTTAAAACTTAAGGTGGATAATTGATAAACTTGCCCCAAATTGAACGCGTTTATCAACAGTTCCAAAGAGTGAAGACTTGATTTCTAATTTCAGCATTCTTTGAGTGCTTACCACGGAGGAAAATAAAATGAATGATGTCAATCTTTTAATCTGTGAGGATGATGAGGATATAGCTGAAATCCTTAGCAGATATTTTGTTTCTTGTGGCTTTAAAACTGAAATCGCAAAAGATGGAAAAGAGGCACTAAAAATACTGGAAAAGACGAATTTCAACATAGCCTTTATCGATATAATGATGCCACAGATGAATGGGATAGATTTCTTAAAGCAATTGAAAGAGGTAAGCCCCTATACAGAGGCAATAATCGTTACTGCGTATAGCTCTCTTGATACCGCCATCTCTGCTATGAGACTTGGTGCGGTTGATTATATCCAAAAGCCAGTGGAACTTGAAAAATTAGAGAAGGTAACAAAAAACATTCTTGAGAAACAAGAGGCGGTAAAAAGAGAAGATGCTCAATTAAATGAGACCATTAGAAAACTAAAGGAAATAAATGAAATAACGGCTAAAGAAAACGGAAAACTCCTCGAAGAGATTCATGCCCTTTCTAAATTCAAGAAGAATTGGATAAGAAAACTCTCTTTCGAGATAAGAACACCGGTAACGATTATTAAAGGGTATGCCCAATTACTGCAAGATATGGCAAAGGATGATGAGGCTAAAGAATATCTATCGGTGATAATTGCCCAATGTGAAAGGCTTGTTGGGGAAACATTGGAGGTAATGAAGGAAGATATTAGTTCTCTGTGACGCTTGAAATTGTGGATAAAATATCTTCTTTTCTCCTCACCCTGACCCTCTAATTGTGGTGTTGAGTAAGTTTTACACGGCGTATCATCAGATTTCATAACCTGCAAACGGATAATTGGTAACTGGTAATTGGTAATTGGTAACTGGTAATTGGTAACTGGTAACTGGTAATTGGTAACTGGTAATTGGTTAAATAATTTCGTCCTGAGTTCAGCCGGTAATCCCTCAGTTATCAGTGGTAAAAACTAAATAGAAATTTTCTCTCGCAAAGACACAAAATTCGCAAAGATTATAATTTATTCCTTTGCGTTCTTTGCGCCTTAGCGGGAAATTTAATCTTTATGCCTTTCTCCCACCAATAACTGACCGATTACCTCAGCCGAACGGTATTTAATTACCAATTACCAGTTACCAATCACCAGTTACCAGAATCAAATTCCGTGCGTTATTTGTTCAACACGACACTATGTGCTATATTTCTCTACTGCCGGGTTTGACTAATGGTAATTGTTGTTTGCATAATGGGCAGGTTTCTCTGGAATAAGTCTCGATATTTAGTTTAGCTAATGTTTTTAGTGGAATACCTAAATCTACTTTCCCTTGACTTCTATCAATTAACGCTCCTACACCAACAACTATGCCATTCAACTCTTTAACTAATTCCATTACCTCTTTTACCGAGCCGGCAGTAGTAATTACATCTTCGACGACTAACACTTTTTCTCCATAATTTATTTTAAATCCGCGTCGAAGTTGCATTTTATCTTCAACCCGTTCGGCAAAAAGTGCCTTTGTCCCTAATGCCCTGGCAACTTCATGAGCAACAATTATTCCCCCTAAGGCAGGTCCTATGACGACATCTACATCTTTTTTATTGAATTTTTTAGCTAATTCTTTACCTAAATATTCTGCCCGTTTAGGATGTTGGAGGACAAGTGCACATTGCAAGTATTGTGGGCTATGCAATCCTGATGAAAGCAAGAAATGCCCACGAAGAAGTCCGCCAGTTTTAAGTAATAGTGAAATTATATTCCCTTCTATCTCCATTTTATCTCCTTTTTTACCAATTATTTAACCTTTAATTTCGTGGAATCTTATAACCCGGAAGGTAACCGTTCACCGCAGAGACACAGAGACGCAGAGAAGAAGATTAAAATTTATTGTAACTATTTACCCAAATGAAGTGCAAGGTAATCGGTAATCAGGTAATCGGTAACAACCAATTGATATTTTCCCTTTACCGATAACCTGATGACCGATAACTGATTACCTGAATTTCACTTCAGATGGCTAAAATGTTACGTTATTTTATTTCTATGTCTTCTCTGTTCCTCTGCGTCTCTGCGGTGAATAGTTACCTTTTTCCATCAATGTAACAGGCTGGGTCCTCGGCTAAATAATCACCATAAATTATCTTTGCCCTAACCCTACACCCACCACATAAATCTTTATATGAACATTGACCGCATTTACCTTTTAATCTCGTCTTTATCTGTGAACACATATTTAGATTTTTTTGCCAGATTTGAGAAAATGGCGTCTTGCGGACATTTCCTGATGACAAATCCTGCCAGAATTGACAGGGATAAATTTCACCTTCCGGGGAGACATTAGCAATCTTTTGTCCGGCAGAACAGCCTCCTGCCATTTTAAGCAAGGTTTCTATCAACGCTTTTTTATGAGGTTCTTTTTCCTGGATGTAGAAATAAATTCCATCTGCTGGATTATCAACGGTGAGTATTTCCATATTTGAAATTGTGGTGGCTCTAAAAATCAAAAATTTAATCAGGTTTATCTTAGTGTTAAGGTCTAAATCATCTTGAATCATTTCTTTGCCTTTACCTGTATAAACTAAATGGTAGAGGCAGAATCTTGGGATAGATTCTTTTGCGGCTAAATCAAGCAATGCGGGTAGGTCTTCAAAATTATGTTTATTAACTGTAAATCTTATGCCGGTGTGTAATTTTGCCTCCTGGCAATTATGGATTCCTTCAAATGATAGTTGAAAACCATTTTTTATTCCTCGAAATTCATTATGGACATCCGCAAGTCCATCGATACTGATACCAACATATTCAAAACCAACATTTTTTATTGAAAGTGCTATACTGGAGGAAATTAATGTTCCATTAGATGAAATAACCGGTCGAATGCCCAAATTAGCGGCAAATTCACCCAGTTCAAAAATATCCTTTCGTAAAAGTGGCTCTCCACCACTAAAAAGAAGCACCGGCACATTAAGACTGGCTAAATCATAGATAAATCTCTTTGCCTCATCCGTTGTCAGTTCTGTCATTGACTTTTTATCATGGGCAGAAATATAACAATGCCGACAGGATAAATTACATTGTCGGGTCATATTCCAGACGACTATTGGCTTATCACCAATAACCATTTCTGAAATGATATTTTCCGAAACACGACTAAGTTTTGTCAGATTAATCACTTTATTTCCTATCAAAGAAGATATTTTTGCCCGCAGCACTTAATGGAATTCCATAAGCTATTTTTACCTCTTCGCCTAATAAATTTAATTTAACTGCGGCAAAACCAGCGGTATACATTATCCGATTATCAATGCGATTATCAGCGGCTATGGCGACGGCAGAACCAACGGCGATACCTAAATCTCCAGGGTTGAAAATACATATTCCATTTTTTCCAACACATTCTCCACAGTCTTTGAATCCGCATAAACCGCATAATTTTAAATTAACCGGGCTAATTTTAGTTCCAATCAAAACTAAAATATGGGCTTTTTCAACCGACTCTGCATCTCTGGCAAAGGTATCATTATTAAAATCCTTTGCAATTTGGCGCATAGTTTCCACTACATTTCGTTTTTCTTGCTTATCGACTAAACAACTAACAATGTTATCAACACCTCTTGCCTTTGGAGCAGTTCTTGCCGCCGTGCACATCAATGTAGCTGTAACCCTGATACCATAATTTTCTGCTTCT is part of the bacterium genome and encodes:
- a CDS encoding EscU/YscU/HrcU family type III secretion system export apparatus switch protein, encoding MDTLHKRKAVALEYDGDKGHAPKIVAKGKGKLAERIIQVARDHNVLIYEDANLAEVLTKLELNTQIPPDLYQAVAEIFVFIYKLNQKWPTKYGRKNLYP
- a CDS encoding histidinol phosphate phosphatase domain-containing protein; translated protein: MIDLHTHSLLSDGVLLPSELASRAEEKEIDVLAITDHVDDSNIDFVIPRLLYVCDELNKVMKIKLIPGCELTHIPPALISKLATRARDMGARLIIVHGETLVEPVAKGTNMAALHSDIDILAHPGLLTKEETQLAKTRNIALEITTRRGHCLTNGHVVKMAQLAGAKLILNSDTHQIEDLIDLSFAQGVARGAGIEDFNLLLANSQEIVDRI
- a CDS encoding N-acetyltransferase, which codes for MEEKIYIRKARIRDIDEIQQLINSYAQEGHLLPRSLSELYEGMRDFFVAERDGQVIGCCGLHIVWKDLAEIRSLAIKKEMTKQGIGTKLLDSAVDSAKELEVNKIFVLTYNPDFFKKFGFKLVDKATLPHKIWGECIKCIHFPNCDEEALILELENV
- the pyrE gene encoding orotate phosphoribosyltransferase, giving the protein MEIEGNIISLLLKTGGLLRGHFLLSSGLHSPQYLQCALVLQHPKRAEYLGKELAKKFNKKDVDVVIGPALGGIIVAHEVARALGTKALFAERVEDKMQLRRGFKINYGEKVLVVEDVITTAGSVKEVMELVKELNGIVVGVGALIDRSQGKVDLGIPLKTLAKLNIETYSRETCPLCKQQLPLVKPGSREI
- the lsrF gene encoding 3-hydroxy-5-phosphonooxypentane-2,4-dione thiolase, with protein sequence MDWGMKNRLSQLIQADGRCFFMPIDHGYFQGPTRKLEKPGETIKPLLPYYDALFVTRGVLRSCIDPSNTKPIILRVSGGTSMVGEDLANEGITTSMKDAVRLNVSAVGISVFVGSAYEHQTLLNLSKLVDEGEEYGIPVMAVTAVGKELEKRDARYLALACRICAELGAKVVKTYWCENFEKVVQGCPVPVVMAGGPKVETDKEVFEFVYDGIQKGAIGVNLGRNIWQNEHPVAMIKALRAIVHENASVKDAVEIFNMNSRNYLPR
- a CDS encoding response regulator, with the translated sequence MNDVNLLICEDDEDIAEILSRYFVSCGFKTEIAKDGKEALKILEKTNFNIAFIDIMMPQMNGIDFLKQLKEVSPYTEAIIVTAYSSLDTAISAMRLGAVDYIQKPVELEKLEKVTKNILEKQEAVKREDAQLNETIRKLKEINEITAKENGKLLEEIHALSKFKKNWIRKLSFEIRTPVTIIKGYAQLLQDMAKDDEAKEYLSVIIAQCERLVGETLEVMKEDISSL
- a CDS encoding DUF2148 domain-containing protein, which gives rise to MPIVKSQEAENYGIRVTATLMCTAARTAPKARGVDNIVSCLVDKQEKRNVVETMRQIAKDFNNDTFARDAESVEKAHILVLIGTKISPVNLKLCGLCGFKDCGECVGKNGICIFNPGDLGIAVGSAVAIAADNRIDNRIMYTAGFAAVKLNLLGEEVKIAYGIPLSAAGKNIFFDRK
- a CDS encoding radical SAM protein, producing MINLTKLSRVSENIISEMVIGDKPIVVWNMTRQCNLSCRHCYISAHDKKSMTELTTDEAKRFIYDLASLNVPVLLFSGGEPLLRKDIFELGEFAANLGIRPVISSNGTLISSSIALSIKNVGFEYVGISIDGLADVHNEFRGIKNGFQLSFEGIHNCQEAKLHTGIRFTVNKHNFEDLPALLDLAAKESIPRFCLYHLVYTGKGKEMIQDDLDLNTKINLIKFLIFRATTISNMEILTVDNPADGIYFYIQEKEPHKKALIETLLKMAGGCSAGQKIANVSPEGEIYPCQFWQDLSSGNVRKTPFSQIWQKNLNMCSQIKTRLKGKCGQCSYKDLCGGCRVRAKIIYGDYLAEDPACYIDGKR